The proteins below are encoded in one region of Scomber japonicus isolate fScoJap1 chromosome 2, fScoJap1.pri, whole genome shotgun sequence:
- the LOC128375903 gene encoding nucleoredoxin-like protein 1, with product MVDLFVDRVLVKNNKDQDELDTEREITMRLQNRILMLFFASAACESCQEFAPTLNDFFKHLTDEFYVDRAAQLVLLYISLDQSEEQQESFLKELPKKSLFLAYEDPYRRELEAMFNVEELPTVVVLRPDCSILSPNAVEEILRLGPDCYRNWQEAAEMIDRNFLINEDFEEKSMRSFSDPVRRLKYKVEDEKKKKKKKKRRGWGGGGSGDEDAEVGGKEEGGEGGGGGSSW from the exons ATGGTCGATCTGTTTGTTGACCGGGTCTTGGTGAAGAACAACAAGGACCAGGATGAGCTGGACACAGAACGTGAAATCACCATGCGCCTCCAGAACCGCATCCTGATGCTCTTCTTTGCCTCTGCTGCATGTGAGAGCTGTCAGGAGTTTGCGCCCACGCTCAACGACTTCTTCAAACATCTGACAGATGAATTCTATGTGGATCGCGCTGCTCAGCTTGTTCTCCTGTACATTAG tTTGGATCAATCAGAGGAACAGCAAGAAAGCTTCCTCAAGGAGCTGCCAAAGAAGAGCCTGTTCCTGGCCTATGAGGACCCCTACAGGAG GGAGTTGGAGGCCATGTTTAACGTGGAGGAGTTGCCTACAGTGGTGGTCCTGCGTCCCGACTGCTCCATCCTCAGCCCAAACGCAGTGGAGGAGATACTCCGCCTCGGCCCAGACTGTTACCGCAACTGGCAGGAGGCAGCAGAGATGATCGACAGGAACTTCCTGATCAACGAGGACTTTGAGGAGAAGTCCATGCGCAGCTTCAGCGACCCCGTACGAAGGCTGAAGTACAAGGTGGAGgacgagaagaagaaaaagaagaagaaaaagcgcAGAGGGTGGGGTGGAGGTGGAAGTGGAGATGAAGATGCGGAGGTGGGTGGAAAAGAagaggggggagaaggaggaggaggggggtcatCATGGTGA